TGTTTACCCGGAAAAGATGGATTTCCAGTTTGTTTCCATTAACGAATACCAGACAATGCTGGCTTTGTTCAAGAATAACAGTGAAGTTGATACAAAATATCTTTTATGTAAAGGGAAAGACAGTTTCAGGTGGGGGAAAGATATTTTTGAATACTATCTGAAGGATTCGACACCAATCTCAGAAATGTAAAATTATTCCTTTTTCAGTGATCGTTTACCTTAAACAATAAAAAAAAGTATGTGTGAGGAAGATATCCTCACTGGGTACCAAGTACCTCATCTGCCTTTTCAGGGTTTTCTGCAAGCCATTCAGCTGCAGCTTCATCCGGTGTCTTACCTTCATCGATGGCGATCATCAGTGATTCGATGTCGGAAAGATCCATCTCGAAGTTCTGGATAAGCTGGTAGAATTCAGGGTTATCCTCTTCAAAACCGGTCCTTGTAAGAATGATCAGATCGTCACTTTCTCCGTAAACACCCTGAGAGTCTTCAAGGAATTTCAGACCATCGATACGTGCAAAACTCCAGTGTGGTCTCCAGAGGGTTACTACTACCCATTCTTCGTTGTCGATCTTGTCCTGAAGTTCTGTGGTCATTCCTACGGTACTGCTGGAATAGAGTTCGTATTCTTCAAGGTCATAGTCTGCAATGCAGCTTTCCGTATTCTGCATTATACCTGCTCCTGGCTCGATACCGCCGATCTGGTTGTCGAACTTGCTGGCATTGCCTTTAAGCTCATCGATGGTGTCGATGGGTACGTATTCAGGGACCACGAGTCCGCATTTTGCACCTGATGCCACGACCTGTGCCTTGTTCAGATCATCTCCGTATTTCTCCCAGTAAGGTGCCTGGGTCGCAGGGAGCCATGCGTGGATAAGCACATCGAGGTCACCCTGTGCAGTAGCCTGGTAGAGACCACCAAGATCTGCACTTACGATCTCATATTCGTATCCTCCTTCATCGAGGATCTGTGTGAAAACAGCAGAAGCTGCCCGTGAGTCGTCCCACTGGACAACTCCGATCTTCACTTTTTCAGTTGTTGTTGATGTTTCTGCTGCTTCTGCTTCTCCGGTATCATCCTGAGTATCTGTACAACCAGAAACTGCTATGGCAAGTATAACCATAAAGCAAGCTAACAATTTTACGTATTTATTTTTCAACTACTTACCTCCGTTGTTTTTTGTTTTTGAGTCAGATAGTTATTATGCGGCGCTAACCGCTATAAAGTGAAATAGTCAAACCTTGTGTAGTTCCTGTTTTCCATATACAGGGGAAAAATACTTTCTGCGTTTTTTGCTTTCAATATTTATATGGTTACGGCTATTGATTATGTTTAAACCGCTATTTAGTGCAATCTCATTTTATTTAAGTTGTTCGATTTAAGTCTTAGAACAGAGTTCTAATAAAGCTTTTTTTGACAAATACAGTAATAAAATGACTTTTCAGTGAAAGATAATACAGGAATCCATAATTTTTGAAGTCAGAAATATGTTCATTTGTTCATTAAGTTCCACTATATTTTATTTAAGTCATTACAGCATATACTTCTGTGATGAAAAGAATTTATCTGTGAATCCATTTGGATGTGGCTGGATGGGAAAACAATTGCTGGATATTATTTTTTCCTCAGAGAAGAGAAAGCGTGTCCTCTTATTATTGCAGGACGGACCAAAGGAAACAAATACCCTGCTCAGATCACTGGATACAAAAAGAAAATCTTTGCTTCCGCAGATTAAGGTTCTGGAAGATAATAACCTTGTTTTCCACTATAAAGATACTTATGAGCTAACCAGTATCGGTAAAGTTGTTGTCGATAAAATGAGTCCTCTGGTAGACAATATCGAGCTTTTTGAAAGTGATATTGATTACTGGGGTACACACAGGCTTGATTTCGTTCCAGCAGTTTTACTTAAGGAAATGAGACAGGTGAAAAACTGTACTATACTACAGCCGTCACTGACTGAATTATTCGAGCTTAATAGAAGATTCATGGAAGAAACATACAATTCAAGTCATCTATGTACAGTTACTACGCTATTCCATCCACAGTTCAGGGATATATATTTGAAATTAGTTGACTCAGGGGTAAAGATCTCACTGATCATTTCAGATGAGCTGTTCCGGAAGACTAAAGCAGAAAAGTACAGTGACCTCAAACAAATCATGAATCAAAAATCGGTAGATATCTTTGTTTACAATAAGCCGATAAAACTTGCCAGTTTTTCAGTGAATAATCATTCCCTGATCCTCCGATTGCTTGCTACTGAAGGCCAATATGATAATCGATATTTGATACTGGAAGGACAGGGTGCTGTCAACTGGGGAAAAGAAGTGTTTGATTATTATCTGAAGGAATCCATGCCTATTACTGAAATTCAGCAAGCATGAAGCTCAGATGTTTTCTATAACAATGTCTTGCATTTACACTGATCTGAAAAGACGAAAACCAAGGGAATAATATCCATAGTTCGGGTGGAAACTGCTGCGATAGGACGACTTGCATTTACCGGGATAATTGACCCAGCTTCCTCCATGCAGTACCAGCCCCGAGCCAAATCCCGTTCCCAGAGAAATAGCAGCCTGAGAAGCTTTGTATCTTCTATGATACCTGTCACGACACCATTCCCATACATTGCCATGCATATCGTACAGTCCCCAGGCATTCGGTTCCTTCAGACCCACAGCATGCGTCTTATGTCCTGCATTCTCATAGTACCAGGCATATTTGCTTAATTGTGATTCATTATCTCCAAAATAATATTGTGTTGTAGTACCAGCCCTACAGGCATATTCCCATTCAGCAGCGGATGGGAGACGGTACTTATCGTTTCCTTCTTTTTTGTTCAGTTTCGCTATAAACTCCTGCACATCATACCAGGAAACACATTCTACGGGTCTGTCATCTCCTTCAAAACACGAGGGATCGGTACCCATCAAATTTTTCCACTCTTTCTGTGTTACTAAATATTTTCCCAGATAGAATGGTTTTGAGACTATCACCTTATGAACCATTTTTCTGTCTTCATATCCCTTCAAACCCACCTGAATCTCACCTGCAGGTACAAGTACAAATTCCATGCCAAGGGAATTCTTTACAGATGCAGCAGGCTTGTGCTGTTTTTCCTCTGAGTCATCCATTATTCTATCGACCATAGTTGAGCTTTGCTTTGAAAACTTTCCTGTCATAATGACTTACCGGATTATACTTAGCCTTTACATCTGTGAATCAGGAAGAAAGCTAATTCCGAATAATGTAAATTGTTCTGCCTTTTGCTGGCTTACAGACAGGAATAGACTAAACTGACCCCGTAAATTTATGGGATTAGGATTTGATATGCAGGAAATCATGAAAAGAAGAAGGCTCAGAACTTAATCTATGAGTCTTCCTTGATTTCTAAGAGCCTATTTACAAAATCCTCAATTTGCTTCAGGTCATCTGCCCTTATGTGATTATAAGAAGCAACGGCATGTACTTTGCAATCGCTATTGATGACCTTGTGTAATTCACTGATATCTTTAATTATATCATTCCTGTAACTGAAAATATCATTAGCGAACTTACTGAAAAAGTCGTATTTATAATAATGGCTGTCTATGGAGTATAATGAACTGATGATTCCTTTCGTCATTCCCACAGGTTTCATTTGTACTCTGTATTCCTTATGATCAGGCTTGTCATCATTCCACAGGACAGCTATTTCCTGACCTTCTTTGACAAATTTACAATTCTCAAAAATATCGACCTTATATTCAAAACCATTGTACTGGAGTGTTTTAGTCCATCTCCATCCTGAATGACTGTGTACGATCCCTGTAAGATTTATATTCTCAACGATATACTGCGGGTTTTCCATTTCCATTCTTCTTGAATAGACAAGATATTCGGCAACTTCATTAAATCCCCAGCTCAAAATCACATCATTTGCTTCCTCAGGCTCCAGATGAATCTCATCTGCTGAATCATGCGAATTGGTCATATTTATCACCCAATTTATAATCTAATATGATAATTGGTCTGAATAGCTTTACAAGTTTTGCATTGGTAAAAAGTTTAGATTCAGGTAAGTGCACCGAAGTCAGGAGCCATTTCACTTATCCTCCTTATAATCCGGGTCTGTTGCTGTCCAGTTAGAGCGAGCATGTCTTTCAACCAGGCTATCTGATATTTTTTAAAAATTATGCAACTGCTTCGGCAGCCAGATTGGTATTCTTTCTTTTGAGATATCGTTCACATTGTTTCAACGTATCATAACCAAGCATTATTCCCAGCATGAAATCTTCTTCATCTGTAAATTCAGAAAGGTTTTTCTGGCCGATTCTTTTGAGAACGCTTATGCACTTCCTGTCCCCAAAGAATACGTTTATCTTTTGATCTGAAAATCGCTGAATGAAATAATCCACATTCTTTTTTTCAAGCAACTTTACTATCTCTTTTTCAAAATTAACACTGGATGTATGCAGGACAAGATGCCTTATACCTTTCTGGTATTCGTAAACGTGGTGTCGTAACACCTTCATATTGCCATGATGATGTGTCCGCAATATCTCTTCATTAATATTGTTCAATCACATCCCCTCCGTTTTATCAGCTTATTCATGGTCTGATAGATTATCATGAACTAAAACCTCAGAATAATCTGTTCTTGTCCAGATCCTGAAGCGTCTGAATCTCTGATGTGTCCTTCTTGAAAGCTTGCATTCCACGATTGAATCCTCCGAATAAGTTAAATCTCTGAACTTCCTGGTTTGTGCGATTTGCTTTTTTATAGCTTCTTAATCATTCACTTGTAGGTATGACTACATGTTTTTTGTAAGGCTATATTATTCATAAAATATAAGCCTGTTGGGTAGGCTAATATTTTTAGCAGCGGTGAAACCCCTTGTTTATATAACGATTTCAAAAATCGGGTAAAAATAAGGATTTGGTGTATACCCATTATATGACACCTTTTCGAAGTGTTTGGAGGCTATCAGGCAGCATAGTTGAGAGACCATACTTTAAAATGACAACAGGAGTGGTTTTTCTTAGGCAGATCGGTTACTGCCTGATAGCAGATCCTATATTGACTTGTAAGTATTTAAATTTATAGGTATGGCTAATATTAGTTTGTAAGATTAAATTAAGTCATTCTCGTTACTATACCTGCTTGATTAAACGTGACAGTGCTTACTATGTTTTTTCAGTCTTTTATTCCAACTGATAAGTAAACAAATCCCCAGTACATTTCACTCAGAGACGATCTCTGGAAATACATCTCAACAGATTCCCACGGATGTCTGTGTCTGAGGTCTTTCCTGACACCAAAAGGCTTTGTTAGCAATATCATCAGGGGTGCGAGATATCTCACATAACCCCCCGGCATTCTGAAATCAAGAATTGCAATTCTGCCACCCTTTTTCAGAGATTCACTGCAATTTCTGATCACCATGTCATAGTCAGGAGACAGTGTCAATGCAAATGTTGAGAAGACCGCATCGACACCATCCGGTATATTGTATCGGGCAACATCACCGTGAAAGAACTCAACATTGTTCCAGTTATTCTTCCTGACACGCTCCCGGGCTTTTTTCAGCATTTTGTCAGTTATGTCCACTCCTATGATCTTTCCCTCGTTCCCGATCTTTTCCTGAAGCAATGGAAAGTTCAGACCCGTACCACAACCCAGTTCCACGACAGTATCACCTTTACCGGGTCAAGTGAGTCAATCGTAAGGGCTCTGTAATGATGAAATCTAAAACCGATCAAATAATACAGGCTGGCACTGATATCGTAGTTTTCAGCTCTTTTCCTGTAAAGATCTGCAACCTCTTTTGGACTTAATACTGACAAATTATCCCACCGGCATGATATAGTTTATATTTTGGATCCGGAAGGCTAAAAAGGTTCTTGTGTAAGATTGAAGGCTCAAATGGATGTGTAAGATAAGATTAAAGGTGGTCGATCTAATGCTGCTTCATTGGAATGTTAACTGATCAAACAGATAATTCCACATCTTTCCTAAAAGCGACAAAGTTGCTAAAATCTCTTGCATGGGTTTTGTAATCAGTATAATACCATGCCCCATTTTTACAGACTTTATCACCAATTACAATATCATAATAGTTGATCTGTCCTTTTTCATCTTTAGTATGATGGTCGTTTTCTTTTAAATATTGCATATTCAGATAATCACGGTTGAAATACTTGGTTCCATCAATCATTACGAAATCATTTGTTTTTCCAAGTTGTGTACCGTTTAATTTAATTTCCCATTTTAATCTTACCATTATGCTCAATCCCTGAATTATTGATTACCTGTTTGTTGCAAATTCATCAGACAGGCGAATATGTCATTACCTTCTGCTTATTTAGAAACGGATATAACATTACTCATGTCATCCTATCAATCCCGTTGATTGAAACAACAGAAAAACAAAATATCAAGTCCTTATTTAGATTAATAGGGTTGATTTTATATTTGAAATTAGAATAATTTAATGTTTGAAAAATGAACAAAAAATGATTTTTGTCGGGTAAATAAGAAGCGAGTCATTCAGGATAATTGAACGATTCGCTTTATAGTATCATATTTAATTTAGGATATTACTAATCTTTCTACGACTGAACCTTCCTCCACTGCATCAAGTATCTCATCGATATCATCTTCAGTTACCTCGCCATACCATGTCTGTTGTGGGTAGATCATTACTATCGGTCCCTTCTCACAAATACCAACACACCCGGTCCAGGTAACCATTATTTCACCTTCCAGATCCCTGTCCATTACTTCCTCGGTAAACATCTGTACCAAATCATGTGAGTCCTTGTTCTGGCACGCGCCCTGTACCTTTCCATTTAGTCTTGTGCTTCCACAAATAAAGATATGATTTTCTGGTTTTTGCATGATAAGCCTCCTTGAGCTGTTCTGAGCTATGTCTTTAAGAAAAAGACATGTACACGGAAGGCAATTACTTATGTTATTATATTTAACTATTTGTATTGCTACTTTGGTCAGATAAATAGCGCATCCGGGAGACAGGTTGAAACTTTAAGTTATATCCGTAGGGTTTCAGACCATTTGAATAAAGAACACAATCATGTTGCTGGTACGGAAGATTGTATCAGATTTAACTTATATACATTCAAACATATATTCCATTATAGAGAGCAGTGTGTA
The window above is part of the Methanolobus zinderi genome. Proteins encoded here:
- a CDS encoding DUF427 domain-containing protein, which codes for MVRLKWEIKLNGTQLGKTNDFVMIDGTKYFNRDYLNMQYLKENDHHTKDEKGQINYYDIVIGDKVCKNGAWYYTDYKTHARDFSNFVAFRKDVELSV
- a CDS encoding formylglycine-generating enzyme family protein, which produces MTGKFSKQSSTMVDRIMDDSEEKQHKPAASVKNSLGMEFVLVPAGEIQVGLKGYEDRKMVHKVIVSKPFYLGKYLVTQKEWKNLMGTDPSCFEGDDRPVECVSWYDVQEFIAKLNKKEGNDKYRLPSAAEWEYACRAGTTTQYYFGDNESQLSKYAWYYENAGHKTHAVGLKEPNAWGLYDMHGNVWEWCRDRYHRRYKASQAAISLGTGFGSGLVLHGGSWVNYPGKCKSSYRSSFHPNYGYYSLGFRLFRSV
- a CDS encoding helix-turn-helix transcriptional regulator; this translates as MGKQLLDIIFSSEKRKRVLLLLQDGPKETNTLLRSLDTKRKSLLPQIKVLEDNNLVFHYKDTYELTSIGKVVVDKMSPLVDNIELFESDIDYWGTHRLDFVPAVLLKEMRQVKNCTILQPSLTELFELNRRFMEETYNSSHLCTVTTLFHPQFRDIYLKLVDSGVKISLIISDELFRKTKAEKYSDLKQIMNQKSVDIFVYNKPIKLASFSVNNHSLILRLLATEGQYDNRYLILEGQGAVNWGKEVFDYYLKESMPITEIQQA
- a CDS encoding class I SAM-dependent methyltransferase — its product is MELGCGTGLNFPLLQEKIGNEGKIIGVDITDKMLKKARERVRKNNWNNVEFFHGDVARYNIPDGVDAVFSTFALTLSPDYDMVIRNCSESLKKGGRIAILDFRMPGGYVRYLAPLMILLTKPFGVRKDLRHRHPWESVEMYFQRSSLSEMYWGFVYLSVGIKD
- a CDS encoding glycine betaine ABC transporter substrate-binding protein; amino-acid sequence: MVILAIAVSGCTDTQDDTGEAEAAETSTTTEKVKIGVVQWDDSRAASAVFTQILDEGGYEYEIVSADLGGLYQATAQGDLDVLIHAWLPATQAPYWEKYGDDLNKAQVVASGAKCGLVVPEYVPIDTIDELKGNASKFDNQIGGIEPGAGIMQNTESCIADYDLEEYELYSSSTVGMTTELQDKIDNEEWVVVTLWRPHWSFARIDGLKFLEDSQGVYGESDDLIILTRTGFEEDNPEFYQLIQNFEMDLSDIESLMIAIDEGKTPDEAAAEWLAENPEKADEVLGTQ
- a CDS encoding DUF2023 family protein, encoding MNNINEEILRTHHHGNMKVLRHHVYEYQKGIRHLVLHTSSVNFEKEIVKLLEKKNVDYFIQRFSDQKINVFFGDRKCISVLKRIGQKNLSEFTDEEDFMLGIMLGYDTLKQCERYLKRKNTNLAAEAVA
- a CDS encoding (2Fe-2S) ferredoxin domain-containing protein, whose protein sequence is MQKPENHIFICGSTRLNGKVQGACQNKDSHDLVQMFTEEVMDRDLEGEIMVTWTGCVGICEKGPIVMIYPQQTWYGEVTEDDIDEILDAVEEGSVVERLVIS